ATTTCTAGAGCAGTCTGAACAAGAAACcatatattataattcaaaataatCAAGTAGCAAGAAATGTGGAATCCTTGACTTTTTTGAGGTTATGTGAAAGACAGCTGAGCACTTAGTAACTCCACTATATTTTCAATTGGATCACATTCGCTTACCTTTTGCACAGATACACTGTTGATTACGCTGTCATAATTTAACAAATAAAATCCATAGTCTGTGAGGACGTCGCTATATTTTGGATGATTTATGTCGAAAACTTCTCTGGCAAGGTATACAGCTTGTCTGATTAGAAGACCAGCTTTTTGGAACTCGCGTTTGACAACACAAGATTTGGCAGCTTGCCGTAAAACATCTATAATGAAACGAGCAGGAAGAGATGGCGTCAATTGTTTGAGAGCTTCCATGCTCCACCTGCAGAACAcagaacaattttttaatcacacGGATCTACTCGACCACCCAAGTTTATAACAATGCTTCGATTTACAAGTTTCTCAatgatatgtataataacccCATTTAATTTACCTATAGGCTTGGTCATATTCGCTTCGAATGAAATAGAGGACACTGAACTCTGCGTAAAGAGCGGCGTGATTAGTACCATCGCAACCTGctaacttcaatttttcaacgatttcaacAGCTAGTTCACGGGTTTCTGCTGCTCCACGAAATTCACAGTAGGCTGCTTGTGCATGTAACAATctatgttttttcaaaatcatttaTCAACCTCTCTCAATTTGGTGTTAGCTCTAGTAATGAACCGATCGTTTTAGAAGATACTTTATGCACTCAAGACTGTGACCATGATATTTTATGAAGTTTGTTAAAAATATCATGGTCACAGTCTCGTCATTCATTATCTTTGATCAACACCAAAACTGACAAGACCATTTTTAGAAGCAACGAGCAATAAATTTAGTTTTTATGTGCAAAGTTTGATGATGCTtaaaataggtatatacaaaGTTACTTACTTGTGACAACAATCCAGTGTTCGGCACCAGTTCTGTGGATTTGGTCTAGCACTTGTGCAGAGTTTTTTACAAGCTAACAGCACTTTTTGACTTTTTGCATACCAGCCAGCATCGCTGAGAAAACCTCCAAGTCTGAGGCCTAAATTGATCACTTTTCTATGAGTTACCGGATCACCCAAGCAACGCATTTCGTATTCCCTCACCAGTTCCTTGTCCACACGAGTATCATGATCCATAAGGGCCTGTTGCAATAGCAATCATTTCAAAACTAgcccatttttttattctcttttatcGCTAAACTGCCGAACATAGACAAACTGGCATAGAGTGAAGTCGTTAACTATTAATGAACCTGAAAAATCTGTAGAAGATGAATCCGGCGGCTTGTGACCTTTAGTAGTCTGGAAAAGGTATCCAACTGACACAGTTCCACACCAAGTAAGCATAGTCGTTTTTCTTTATACAACTGTAATaataaacaacaaaaatatacTTGTAGTAGTAAAGAGTTGCTCTAATTTCCCAAGATTGTATCAAGTTCGACTTTTGGACCTTGATTCTTTTGAGTCAATTTGCAAGTTTGAAGCTGATATTAATGAGAACCGTACTAACGTAATCAGAAGAAATGTCTTTCGAGTACAGAATGAGAGAAATCATTGGCAGAAATATCTAAATGTGCTTTAAAGATTGTCTACAGATACTTCGTAACACTTTCAGACTAGATCAAACtcataaaaattatagaattgTCGGAGGCATATTGACACCATGTAATGAGATCTGAATTATTTGACGTTTGTCTGATTACAAATAGTTCATTTGCTGAGGCAAACCGATTACCTGGTTACCAGAGAGGCTTAGTATTCAAGTCTTACTATGCTTTAGTATTATGATACGCATGTAGATTGAGTCCATTTGATGAAGCCAATGAAATGATAGTCTCAGGAGTCGGTTTTAGAAATCCGAGAACGTGAATTAGATAAAGTCATAAAACTAAGCTCGTGACACAGACTGTAATAATGCTCGTAACAAATTTAGATTCCTGCGCGCAGCGTCAAACTGGCGATTAAtcttttttataatattcgaGACAGAAGTATCATTGCGAGAATTTGGATTAATAATGAGTAACGAAAACGTTCAGTATTTACCTGGTAATAGAGATCGAACAATACGTTTTCTGGAAGATATggcagataattttttaaactcaaaaatttttcagctacCGCAGAAACACTCAACTTGTATAAACTGTCAGTGCTAAACACTGGCGAATTCTGAATATCGGCCATTTTAGTACACGGCCTTCGTACTGACGTTTATGAACgtagtatgtatgtatactcgaTCTGCTCGATTAGTGAATATGATCGTTGCGAATCGCATATTAAGATTCAGGGATTTAAAAAGCACACTTATTTATCGTTTCAATCAAATTATTCAGACACCCATCCACGATCACCAAATCGACTCGCAACGAGGTTCTCACTTGCCTTGTCTTGCACAAACTTCTTAAACGTTGAATCAGACAAACCGAGTACAATTACCGTTTCAGTCAACGGCAATACGTACAACTGTGAGACGGCCAACCGTGGGTAATAATTGTAAGTTCGCCGAAGGGCACAGAGGGTATGACGCGGCGATAGCGTTTGGTGTCCTATCTTACCGGACGTATCGATAAAAAAGATCATAATAGAAGCAGCGTAGCCCAAAATGAGCCTAGAGCAAGCTATTTTAACGGATTCACAATCAGACCCATAAAGAAGGATTAGGtataattgatgattttttgcataaatatataatctGGTATTCAAGATGGTTGCATTCTATTTAAATGCCCatttttacataatttattGCAAATTTATCGGCGAAATAAGTTTACGAAATTTGATAAAGGTATCAGTATAAGTtcaatatataattttttgaaatttggtaatatttaattgtaagttcaattccaattttttattttattttatttttaaatttgatccgatttatttttttcttttgaattttgtcttcaaatttgattaacatatttttttccattctctttcagattttatgttcatttatttgataattcCAGTCCTCTATAGTACTCttgtatacaggtatgtatgtacatacatacaacaaaccgtgttcataagtggagcatgtaaacattgcgcgatttgatttaggttctcgcaaaatatccctagtcgaatttacagcagcgccacagcagaggttgggggatcgcatcgaccggccacgactgttatgatccacggcgtgtttaccgaaaTATAAGAAtctatctgtcgataatatcgtagaaaccacgactgatgttgttattttgatcAGGAAAATAAtacggtgaattaaataggataggatgatctccgttgatgacagagtaaacacttgccattgatgcattcgaaatgagtgttgaaagaaaaggacaataaacgagacgcataATAATGACGgataataattgcatgctaacttctaactccttcagactgccaacgcgtctcgttcatcgttaaatcatcgttgaatggctgtgtcagttttgtgaggtgacaacgccgtggatcataacagatcgcaCCTCCGTGAAGTTGGCGcctgattgaaatattttaattttattattgtatcaaaaaattgcTCCTTAATTGCTCCTCTGGAATACGTTATTTTTCCTAATTGCTCCAGCGCCGTTTGGTcgtaaaaaaactaaaaattttccggaatttttttttttctagatttatTTCCGAAGCCCGAATCTCCGCTTGAGGAGGGCCTATAGTGTTTTCAGCTATACTAAAAAATTGCTTCCAATTTGCTCCCAATTTGCTCCCAATTGCTCCGTACTTGTTGTTGGCTTTTTCGTTGTaattttgcataaaaaatataaaacttcGTTCCACGGTAAAATTCGGTCTGCGCATGTGTCAACTAATGTATTGTCAGTTGCGACGTCACTCGCCAACTTCAGAGCGGTGGGTTGTGGCTTCCCACTCACGTTTCGCGCTGAAAATTACACcgaatttggtttttcataTCAGCTGCAGTCTAAGAAATTtaacgatgtgaaaaataactAGATTCCGGATCTCCGGGTCTGAATGAAATTGCGGAGCATGGGGCGCCAACCTAAGGACATCACAATTTATCAACTATCATAATCGGTCCACTTGTCcaacaatttgaaaagaacTCACCAAGGGATTCCCGAGATTCAAACTCATGTGGTAAAAACAAATGCCGTCCGCCAATACCATAACCAACTCTAAGACGACGTATAAAGTCTAATAAATGTGGCGAAATTTTCCATCATGAGTGCGTGGGCTGCAATATCGAATAAAGAAATACTTGAGGTTCTAAAAGATTATCAAATATTGAATGAAGCCGGTAAAGTTAAGTCGAAACGTGATCCTACTTGGAAAACAATTTGTGCTACGTGGAAGAATCGTAAAAGAAGCATGAAACCAGTagcgttatatttttatatgttACAAAATAGAAACAATGCCCTAAATGATTATAAGAAAACTCGTGAAAATACAAGTCTCAATACCAATGAAAGCACTTattatgataatgacgatTGCAGTGACCAAGTGTGCGACTCAAGCGACAGCAGCAGTGACTCTGATGAATATATTgtatttgaacaaaataagAATCATCCAGCAATAAAAGCAAACATGTCTTTTTGTGTAGTCTTTGAACAGAAAGAGTGGTCGAAAATCGGACCACATACAAAAATTGATACAAAGGGGCAGTCGTATTATGCTCTCAAAAAGGGTTGGTCACATGCATTAGCAGAGCATATTTGgcaagaacaaaaattaccaTGTGCTTTTAGTTTCAAGAGTGCTAAGATACGCTGCAGCAACGAGGATTC
The sequence above is a segment of the Athalia rosae chromosome 5, iyAthRosa1.1, whole genome shotgun sequence genome. Coding sequences within it:
- the LOC105687903 gene encoding amyloid protein-binding protein 2, translated to MADIQNSPVFSTDSLYKLSVSAVAEKFLSLKNYLPYLPENVLFDLYYQLYKEKRLCLLGVELCQLDTFSRLLKVTSRRIHLLQIFQALMDHDTRVDKELVREYEMRCLGDPVTHRKVINLGLRLGGFLSDAGWYAKSQKVLLACKKLCTSARPNPQNWCRTLDCCHKLLHAQAAYCEFRGAAETRELAVEIVEKLKLAGCDGTNHAALYAEFSVLYFIRSEYDQAYRWSMEALKQLTPSLPARFIIDVLRQAAKSCVVKREFQKAGLLIRQAVYLAREVFDINHPKYSDVLTDYGFYLLNYDSVINSVSVQKTALEIKKTIFGKTNLLVAIAHEDLAYGLYVHDYSSGNFQQACDHAITAINIMEKLLPGEHLMLASAKRVKALILEEIALDNRPSDHSDQDLLSQSECLHLSALQLAKTAFGERNVQTAKHYGNLGRLYQSMRKFQAAEAMHLKAISIKEELLGSEDYEVGLSIGHLASLYNFHMNRYKDAEKLYHRSIAISLKLFGESYSGLEYDYRGLLNVYAKLNENQKVSDYTDTFNRWKVLRDEHAQCDDPPIDLQKGPQPIREVIQAVFSL